The nucleotide sequence tattatttttatttcatttgaatttATCCTTCTTTGTCACAGAGGAGAAAAGGTGTGGAGGGATTAATCGAAATTGAAAACCCAAATCGTGCTGCTCAGAAAACCAAGAAAGTAACAGATATAGAACTCGAGGGACCCAAACAGCTTTCTAGAAGAGAGAGGTAAGAGCTGTCAATGTGGGTATAGCAAATATTAGTGGCTGTGAAGCACAGAGTCTTTCTCTCCTGTTGACATAAATCTGGTTTGTAAATGCGAATGGAAAAGATTTCTGTCAGAGTTTAGAGCAGGACATGGTTTTATATGAACATCTCTGCCTGATCAACATTTCAGGGAGGAGATAGAAAAGCAAAAGGCCAAAGAAAGATACATGAAGATGCATTTAGCAGGGAAGACGGATCAAGCCAAAGCAGACTTAGCTCGGCTGGCGATAATCCGAAAGCAACGTGAAGAGGCCgcgaagaaaaaagaagaggaaaggaaaggtatGTTTCTTTTCCCTGGAACAGTATTGTATGAGGCTTCCTGCTTATTATATGATTACTGTATGTTATAAGCACTATTGTTATTAttcctgtttctttttgtgtgtgtgtgtgtgttgtagcgaAAGAAGCAGCACAGgcagcagtggcagcagcaAAAGGACTTCATACGCTATCGCTGAAATGATAATAAAGTCAGAAATGGTTTAAAGAACTGcagtatacaaatatatatagtcTATTTTCGAGGACAGGCTTGATTGTAAttgtgtgttttgctttgtAAGAAGTTACAATGGAACATTTCATGGATAAGGGATATTTATGCATTCTCTGTGCTAACCCTGAAAGTCGGTAACTGATGCTCATGAGTAGGGCAGGGTGTTTCCTGCAATGTAGCTACATGGCAATGCATAGATAGTTatttaatgataaaaataaataaataatatatatgtatatgaacaACAGAAAAGTTATTTACTTGCATTAACAAAGGTGAGTATCAGTGAACCATCACAATTCCTACTACTTCTGAGATATAGTCTCTAGTCTGGCTCTCTCTgtacacctctctctctattgGTGAATCCCACAAGACATCTTTATTtgccattttcatttttattcattaatgcaTAGCCTTCTGCTGAACTCAGCCACCATTATCACGAGAACAGTATATTCACCGGGTTACTTCACGCTTGATTAACATATTACAGAGATTGTTCTAATAAAGTGACAAtatgttcatttaaaaaaagagccTCTGACCACTATACATTTTTGTACAGGAATTTTaggaaataaagtaaaatggaAGACGGTTtgtgaatcattttaatttcttgAAATTTACACTATAGTATGTAAGGACAGCTGACAGATCACCTGACCTTTTTCTGTTATAACAAGCTCCACTcatctgggaaggttttccactagatagttggagtgtgtctgtggggatttgtgttcatgcAGTTCCAAGAACAttactgagatcagacactgatgttgggtgaggaggtctgggcaACAATTGGGGCGGGGCTGCTGGGTTAACCACATATGGCTGTATATAGTCAGGTGTCTGTATACTTTTGGACATATTcactatgttgccaaaggttttgggaaacacctccagatcactgaattcaggggttgtttttaagaggttgggcttggccccttagttccagaaAAAGGAGCGCTtagtgtttcagcataccaagacatttgggacaatttcatgctcccatcattgtgggaacagtttggggatgaccccttcctgttccaacatgaagGTCCACAAAGACATggttgagcgagtttgatgtggaggaacttcagacagggtcctgacctcaaccagatagaacacctttgggatgaattagagcggagactgcgagccagacctgatcagtccctgacctcacaaatgtgcttctagaggaatggtcaaaaattgtCATAAACAAGCGGAAAGCGTGGAAATGTGGAAAGcgttcccagaagagttgaagctgttatagctgcaaagggaggaccaactccatattacattcatgtgcatgtaaaagcagacgtcccagttttgaccatggctctcagtctctggcAGTCTTCTAATTCAattcaaaggtgttctatcaggttgaggtgaggttcctccacaccaaactcatccatgtctttatggaccttgctttgtgcactggtgtgc is from Hemibagrus wyckioides isolate EC202008001 linkage group LG24, SWU_Hwy_1.0, whole genome shotgun sequence and encodes:
- the pdap1b gene encoding pdgfa associated protein 1b, coding for MPKGGKKGGHKGRMRTYTSPEEIDAQMKAEKDRKKNEEEEEEGAAVNDNQKDDKFAGSGSEDSDDESSQRRKGVEGLIEIENPNRAAQKTKKVTDIELEGPKQLSRREREEIEKQKAKERYMKMHLAGKTDQAKADLARLAIIRKQREEAAKKKEEERKAKEAAQAAVAAAKGLHTLSLK